GGTTGCGCACATGCTGCGCATCTTCTTCACCGGTGCTTTCCGTCGCCCGCGCGAAGCCAACTGGATTATTGGTTGCACCCTTATCCTGCTGGGCATGATCGAGGGCTTCCTCGGTTACTCCCTGCCGGATGACCTGCTTTCCGGTGTCGGTCTGCGCATTATGTCCGCCATCATCCTGGGTCTGCCGATTATCGGTACCTGGCTGCACTGGGCCATCTTCAACGGCGACTTCCCGTCCGACCTGATGCTGGACCGCTTCTACATCCTCCACGTTCTGGTTATCCCAGGCATCATCCTGGGCCTCATTGCAGCCCACTTGATCATGGTTTGGTTCCAGAAGCACACCCAGTTCCCTGGACCGGGTCGCGCAGAGAATAACGTTGTCGGCGTCCGCATTATGCCGGTCTTCGCCACCAAGGCAATTGGTATGGGCATGATGGTCGCTGGTGTCCTGGCTCTGATGTCCGGTGTGCTGACCATCAACGCCATCTGGTTGCTTGGTCCGTACAACCCATCTCAGGTTTCTGCAGGTTCTCAGCCCGATATCTACATGCTCTGGACAGACGGTGTGGCTCGTGTCATGCCTGCTTGGGAGCTGTACCTGGGTAACTACACGATTCCTTCCGCCTTCTGGGTCGCGCTGTTGTGTGGCCTGATGGTCGTGCTGCTTATCACCTACCCGTTCCTGGAGAAGAAGTTCACTGGTGACGATGCGCACCACAACCTTCTGCAGCGACCGCGTGACGTTCCTACGCGTTCTGCAATCGGTGCAGCAGCAATCGTGTTCTTCCTGCTGGTTACTCTCTCCGGTGGTAACGACCACGTTGCGCACTTCTTCCAGATTTCGTTGAATGCGATGACCTGGGTCGGACGTATCGGCCTGATTGTCCTGCCGCCGATTGCTTACTTTATGACCTACCGCATTTGCGTTGGTCTCCAGCGCTCTGACCGCGAGGTGCTCGAGCACGGTATTGCTACCGGTGTCATCAAGCAGCTGCCTAACGGTGCCTTCATTGAGGTCCACCAGCCGCTCGGCCCGGTTGATGAGCACGGCCACGCAGTACCGCTTGAGTACGCAGGCGCTCAGGTGCCGAAGCAGCTTAACCACCTCGGTTACGCTGACTCCGAGATTCAGGGCACCTTCAGCCCGGACGATCCGGAACTCATGCGCCGCGTTCACGAGATTCACGAGGAGAACCACGAAGAGGAAGCGGAGATGTTCCGTCSCCTCAACGAGGCCAACCGCCGTGATGACGAGGAAAACGGTCGCATCTAACCTTTCCTTGGGTTAGCTCGATACACGCTCACTAAACGAGCCCGCTAAGCCACCAATACTTGGTGGTAAGCGGGCTCGTTTCAGTTTTGGGACCGTCGCTTTTTAAGGAATCGCGGCTTACTGTTGCTGGGCTATCGAGCTAGGAGTCGGCACATAATGCAGACATCCTGGGACTGTCTCTTTTGGGCGAAAACCGGATATTTGCCTGAAATAACTTGGTAGATGGCCTCGCACAAACGCGGGGTCAACCTAGGAGGTAAGAACTTCGTCGTCCTTCACATACGGGAATGGAAGTACCGACAAACGCCGGCTCACGCGGAAACGCCTTGTCTAGCGGTGGGCAATAGCGCCAGCCCTGTTAGTTAGCAGTAGGGTAGCCGTCCTAGGAGCATGAGGTTGCCACTGAGCCTGGGATGGAAGATTTCCGTAATGAGGGCCTTCAAACGAGTCCATAGCCGGCATTTGCCTTTAAACGTGGTCTTCAGGGCTTCGGAATAGCTATTGCACACCCTCCAGCCCTCATGTGTTCTTTTCCCGTTGCTTCACTTTTGGACACAGTTAGCACAGTTCTTATTGGCAGCTTTTCTGCTGTAGTCATCACCACTAGAAGCGTGAGACTTACCTAGGTCCTTTGCTACAGCTTTTTGCCGATGCCAGGACTCTTCGAGCGTATCGTCTCCATGAGCAGTCGCAGGATCCACGTTCGTATCCTCTTCGCCATTTCGCCTGGGTAATTTAAGAGCACCGTGCTCTGTGCAGACACTTGGCTTGAGACTCGTCGGGAGCCGGCAGGCGACCGTTCCTCGGAGCGCGAAGAGTAGGCGTTATTCTCCGCCCTTAGATACTGCAGTGAGGTTTTCGTTCGTGCCGGACCTTTAAAACAAGTATTGCCGGCCGCTGCAATGACTAGGCGGACCAAGGCCTTTCTATAGGGGCGCACGCCGTAAAGCGAGGGACCGGGCTAGACTCATCCTCCTTTGCCCGGTGGGTAGTGGAAGCGGCGTTACCTAACAGGGCCCAGTGCTTGGCAACAAGCCGGGGGATGGGCCCCTAGGTTTAACGCGCAATAGGCTCGCGGGTTCAGTAAAACCCCGGAGGGGGTACCGCTGCATAGGGCGGCCGGTTTTACGCGATCAGAGGGCGTTAAAGGACGGGGCTGATGGTACGAAAGTGATTGTCACACATAGTATGTGTCGAAAGTCACCAAATATAATTTTTGAACTTGTTGAAGCCCTCGTTTATGGAACGAGTAACCGCCGGAGGTGGGGTACGCCTAGGCTATTGTCCCAGTGTAGGGGCCTTAAAAATCAGTAATAGCTTTATTGAATCTTCGACAGGTCCGGTTTGTCTCGGCTTGGTCAAAATAAGATAACGAACGTGTAACAAAGCTAGATCCGGGGTAGTGAATGGACATTGATTGTGATGATTTCGTAACCTATTCGAGACATTGAGTTACCGCCCGAAAGGTGCTCAATAGGAAATGAAAATTTAAAGCGTCGCATCTGGCTCCTCCTAGTGAGGGGCCGAGTGGAGGAAGGCCTAAAGGAACGGTCTTCTAATGAACACTAGGCCCTAGGGTCAGAGCTTTTCTACAAGGAAAGTAGACGCGTAGGAAGATTTGGAGTTTTTCTCGTGGCAAAGCACCGTCGTCAGGGCACTGTAAATACCCGTCGTATCGCATCTACTGCAGCTATCGCTGCAACCGCAGCTGTCGCCGCCCCGGGCGTCGCTCAGGCTGCCGAGGTCGTTGTTCCTAATACCGACTACCGTTTCGAGGTTGCCGGTCTGGAAAACGTCCCGAACATTGACCAGGTCCCAAACATTGACAAGTACGTCCCGTCCTTGGGCCAGGTTTCCAACCAGGGTGGCGACGACTTCGTCGCTGCTGCAGAGCAGCAGGCTGCTCCGGCCCCGTCCACCGTTGGTCAGAAGGCTCTGGAAGCTGCACGCTCCGCCCTTGGCTCGCCGTACGTTTATGGCGCTGCTGGCCCGAACGCTTTCGACTGCTCCGGTTTGACCAGCTGGGCTTACTCCCAGGCTGGCGTTCAGATTCCGCGTACCTCCCAGGCTCAGGCTGCTGGCGGTACCCCTGTTTCCTTGGACCAGCTCCAGCCTGGTGACATCATTTCCTACTACGGTGGCGCTTCCCACGTCGGTATCTACACCGGCAACGGGACCATCATTGACGCGCTTAACTCCGGCACCCCTGTGCAGGAGCGCGACTTGAACTACATGCCGATTAACAATGCCGTGCGCTTCTAATTGGCAGTGATATGACATGCCCTTCCCTTTGTGAAAAAGGGAAGGGTTTTGTTGTGCAACGGCGGCTAAAACCCGCTATAGTAAATTTGATTTTTGAAAATTTTGAGTTGAAGGTCTTTTCGTGTCTAAACGTGTGCTCCCAGCTGCCGCATTAACCGCAGTCCTCGCTGTCACTTCACTTTCTGGCCTCCCGCAAGTTATTGCGCAGGAGGCGGAACCGAACCAAGAGTCTGCTTCTGAAAACGTCGATGATCTGGTCGATCGCGTCGGAGAGGTTGCTCGAAAGGTCTCGGCGAAGAATGAGGAAGTCAAAGAGCTAGAAGATAAGCTCGCGGCCAAGGAAGAAGAGGTCGCTCAAGCGGAGCAAGACTCCGCAGAGGCCCAAAAACGCGTACATGACGCGCAGGGCGATGTCTCCACGCAGCAAGGCCGCGTGGACGACTTGGCACAGTCTCGCTACCGGGGAGACTCCCGTTCCGCCGTTTCGGGTGCGCTGGCTGCGGAAGACCCAGCAGACGCCGTAGAGCGCATGGGATACTTGGGCGCGCTTTCGCGCAAGGCGCAACGCACCCTCGATGCCAAGGCAGATGCAGCCTCAATGGCTGAAGCGGTTCAGCAAGAAGCCGCTGACGCTGCGAAAAAGGTGCGCGAGGAAAAGAAGGACCTCG
This is a stretch of genomic DNA from Corynebacterium accolens. It encodes these proteins:
- the qcrB gene encoding cytochrome bc1 complex cytochrome b subunit; this encodes MSNKLAQMGNNMDERYSAAGVLRTQLNKVFPTHWSFMLGEMALYSFIILLLTGTYLALFFDPSITKVIYDGTYAPLNGVEMSRAYATALDISFEVRGGLFVRQMHHWAALLFMMSMVAHMLRIFFTGAFRRPREANWIIGCTLILLGMIEGFLGYSLPDDLLSGVGLRIMSAIILGLPIIGTWLHWAIFNGDFPSDLMLDRFYILHVLVIPGIILGLIAAHLIMVWFQKHTQFPGPGRAENNVVGVRIMPVFATKAIGMGMMVAGVLALMSGVLTINAIWLLGPYNPSQVSAGSQPDIYMLWTDGVARVMPAWELYLGNYTIPSAFWVALLCGLMVVLLITYPFLEKKFTGDDAHHNLLQRPRDVPTRSAIGAAAIVFFLLVTLSGGNDHVAHFFQISLNAMTWVGRIGLIVLPPIAYFMTYRICVGLQRSDREVLEHGIATGVIKQLPNGAFIEVHQPLGPVDEHGHAVPLEYAGAQVPKQLNHLGYADSEIQGTFSPDDPELMRRVHEIHEENHEEEAEMFRXLNEANRRDDEENGRI
- a CDS encoding C40 family peptidase, with amino-acid sequence MAKHRRQGTVNTRRIASTAAIAATAAVAAPGVAQAAEVVVPNTDYRFEVAGLENVPNIDQVPNIDKYVPSLGQVSNQGGDDFVAAAEQQAAPAPSTVGQKALEAARSALGSPYVYGAAGPNAFDCSGLTSWAYSQAGVQIPRTSQAQAAGGTPVSLDQLQPGDIISYYGGASHVGIYTGNGTIIDALNSGTPVQERDLNYMPINNAVRF
- a CDS encoding C40 family peptidase gives rise to the protein MSKRVLPAAALTAVLAVTSLSGLPQVIAQEAEPNQESASENVDDLVDRVGEVARKVSAKNEEVKELEDKLAAKEEEVAQAEQDSAEAQKRVHDAQGDVSTQQGRVDDLAQSRYRGDSRSAVSGALAAEDPADAVERMGYLGALSRKAQRTLDAKADAASMAEAVQQEAADAAKKVREEKKDLEKQRDELVKQKDALEEQQADIEAQVDALSDEQREAWEGQFGGTDKLDFDLGEIADGASSAALSKLGSPYGWGSAGPNQFDCSGLMYWAYQQIGKTIPRTSQAQIAGGTSVPVDQLQPGDIVGYYPGVTHVGMYIGNGQVVHASTYGVPVQVVPLNSMPISGTARF